GCCGCTGCCCTTGCGCTGTTGCGGGGGCGTATCGACCAGACCGTTGCCAAGGCAGCGCAGGAGCCGGAACTGGCCGGTCTGGGCCGTAGGCTGGCCAAAGCCTGGGACCGGCTCGGCATGGCGGCGGAGGTCTTGCGGGCATCGGAGCCAGACGTGCTGGCATCCAACGCTACCGCCTTGCTGCGGGCATTCGGGCACGGCGTGGCCGGCTGGCAATGGCTGGACCGCGCGCTGCTATGTGCTGGGGCAGGTGAGGATGCCCCGTTCCGTGCAGGCAAGGTCTGGGCCTGCCAATACTTTTTCGAACGCGAGATGCCGAAAATCGAGGTGTGGATCGCGCCGCTGCTGGCCGGCAGCGCATTGCCCGCGGCGATACCGGCGGCTTGCCTGTAATCATGGGAGAAACGGGAATGTCGATCGATCTGTCCGGCCGCGTGGCCATCGTGACCGGGGCCGGCGGCGGGCTGGGGCGCGCGCACGCACTGTTGCTGGCCCGGCGCGGCGCAAAGGTGCTGGTCAACGATCTTGGCGGCGCGCGCGACGGCAGCGGCGGTAGCACGACGATGGCCGAACAGGTCGTCGACGAGATTCGCGCGGCGGGTGGCGAGGCCATAGCGAACGGCGCGAGCGTGACGGACTATGCGCAGGTTGAGGCCATGGTCGAACAGGCGGTGGCGGCCTGGGGGCGGGTCGATATTCTCGTCAACAACGCCGGCATCCTGCGTGACCGGACTTTCGCCAAGCAGGATCTCGCGGATTTCCGCACCGTGATCGACGTGCATCTGATGGGCGCCGCCAACTGCACCAAGGCGGTGTGGGGCATCATGACAGCGCAGAATTTCGGCCGGATCATGATGACCACGTCCTCGTCGGGCCTCTATGGCAACTTCGGCCAATCGCAGTACGGGGCGGCCAAGCTGGGCCTTGTCGGCATGATGAAGACCCTGGCGCAGGAGGGGCGCAAGTATGACATCCGCGTTAACGCGCTCGCTCCCACCGCTGCCACGCGGATGACCGCCGACATCATGAGCGAGGAGCAGTTAGCCGCGCTCGATCCGGCCGGGGTTTCGCCGGC
This window of the Novosphingobium sp. EMRT-2 genome carries:
- a CDS encoding SDR family NAD(P)-dependent oxidoreductase: MSIDLSGRVAIVTGAGGGLGRAHALLLARRGAKVLVNDLGGARDGSGGSTTMAEQVVDEIRAAGGEAIANGASVTDYAQVEAMVEQAVAAWGRVDILVNNAGILRDRTFAKQDLADFRTVIDVHLMGAANCTKAVWGIMTAQNFGRIMMTTSSSGLYGNFGQSQYGAAKLGLVGMMKTLAQEGRKYDIRVNALAPTAATRMTADIMSEEQLAALDPAGVSPAMLALVCDAAPTSVVLCAGAGHCEAAHITLTRGIHAGTGDDAPERVLAGLGQILDREGEMVPETGLEQSRYELSRVLADA